A genomic window from Salvia splendens isolate huo1 chromosome 11, SspV2, whole genome shotgun sequence includes:
- the LOC121755660 gene encoding cytokinin dehydrogenase 9-like: MFLKQNTNCSSSSIALLLCCCMLSLPLSLSAIPIPVHGHFTFHGNEFAARDFGNQLHSLPWAVLHPKKVSDVAATVKHVWQMGPAAAPTVAARGHGHSLLGQAQAPQGIVINMESLRGEMQVIKGKSPYVDASAGELWINVLHHCLKHGLAPKSWTDYLHLTVGGTLSNAGISGQAFRHGPQISNVHQLEVITGKGEVVVCSQDKNADLFHSVLGGLGQFGIITRARISLEPAPKMVKWIRVLYTDFATFARDQERLISAEKTFDYIEGLVIVNRTGLVNNWRSSFNPEDPDQSNQFVSDGRTLFCLELTKNFNPGEEAAIDKEIRSLLSELSYIPSTMFVTETSYVEFLDRVHTAELKLRSKGLWDLPHPWLNLLVPRSKIQTFADGVFGNILTDTNNGPVLIYPVNKSKWDNRTSFVTPDEDVFYLVASLPHAAESEELQNLLNQNRRILNFCDSAELGVKQYLPHYKTPEEWRAHFGPRWEIFEQRKSAYDPLAILAPGQRIFQKSISIL, encoded by the exons ATGTTTCTCAAACAAAATACtaattgtagtagtagtagtattgcTTTGTTGCTATGCTGCTGCATgctctccctccctctctccctctccgcCATCCCGATCCCCGTCCACGGCCACTTCACGTTCCACGGGAACGAATTCGCGGCCCGGGATTTCGGAAACCAGCTCCATTCCCTTCCGTGGGCGGTCCTCCACCCCAAGAAGGTCTCCGACGTGGCGGCCACCGTGAAGCACGTCTGGCAGATGGGCCCGGCCGCTGCCCCGACGGTGGCGGCCAGGGGCCACGGCCACTCCCTGCTGGGGCAGGCGCAGGCGCCGCAGGGGATCGTGATCAACATGGAATCCCTCCGCGGCGAGATGCAGGTGATCAAGGGGAAGTCCCCCTATGTGGACGCCTCTGCCGGAGAGCTCTGGATCAATGTGCTCCACCACTGCCTCAAACACGGCCTTGCCCCCAAATCGTGGACCGACTACCTCCATCTCACCGTCGGAGGCACCTTGTCCAATGCCGGGATCAGCGGCCAGGCATTCCGTCACGGCCCTCAAATCAGTAATGTCCACCAGCTCGAGGTCATCACAG GGAAAGGGGAAGTGGTGGTTTGCTCCCAAGACAAGAATGCTGACCTCTTCCACAGCGTTCTTGGCGGCCTCGGCCAGTTCGGGATCATAACCAGAGCAAGAATCTCCCTCGAGCCAGCGCCTAAGATG GTGAAATGGATCAGAGTTCTGTACACGGATTTTGCTACCTTCGCGAGGGACCAGGAGCGACTGATCTCTGCGGAGAAGACGTTCGACTACATAGAAGGTCTGGTGATCGTGAATCGGACGGGTTTAGTTAACAACTGGCGATCATCATTCAATCCAGAGGATCCTGATCAATCAAACCAGTTTGTATCAGATGGGAGGACTCTCTTCTGCCTTGAGCTCACCAAGAACTTCAATCCTGGTGAAGAAGCTGCCATAGATAAG GAAATAAGATCGTTATTATCTGAATTAAGCTACATCCCATCAACAATGTTTGTAACAGAAACTTCATATGTGGAATTCTTGGACAGGGTCCACACAGCAGAGCTTAAACTGAGATCAAAAGGGCTGTGGGATCTCCCACACCCATGGCTTAATCTCCTCGTCCCCCGCAGTAAAATCCAGACCTTCGCCGACGGCGTCTTCGGCAACATTCTCACCGACACCAACAACGGCCCCGTTCTCATCTACCCAGTCAACAAATCAAA ATGGGACAACAGAACGTCATTCGTGACGCCGGATGAGGACGTGTTCTACCTGGTGGCGTCCCTACCCCACGCGGCGGAGAGCGAGGAGCTGCAGAATCTGCTGAATCAGAACAGGAGAATCTTGAATTTCTGCGATTCGGCGGAGTTGGGAGTGAAGCAGTATCTGCCGCACTACAAAACGCCGGAGGAATGGCGGGCCCATTTCGGGCCGAGGTGGGAGATCTTTGAGCAGAGGAAATCGGCCTACGATCCTCTGGCGATTCTGGCGCCGGGGCAGAGGATTTTCCAGAAATCCATATCGATTTTATGA